The Flaviramulus sp. BrNp1-15 genome has a window encoding:
- a CDS encoding PA0069 family radical SAM protein encodes MNPKSTIKGRGAQLNVHNRFFQLSHEMRDDFLEFCHKEGEQPDKNKTLYLPVFPKTIVNKVKSPDVGMAYSMNAYQGCEHGCIYCYARNTHEYWGYSAGLDFERRILVKKDASILLENLLKKKNWKAYPIVMSGNTDCYQPAEKQFKITRQCLEMFLKYKHPVSIITKNALILRDLEILKALAKDNLISVNVSVTSLSEKTRQVLEPRTATIKKRLETVKVLSDSGIPVNVMLAPIIPSINSHEILPLAKAASENGALSIAHTIIRLNGAIGEIFTDWIKKTMPDRADKVLHQIESCHGGTLNDSRYKTRMRGEGKIAEQINNLVRLARLKYFKDKAMPKLNCNLHEQFKYGQIKLF; translated from the coding sequence ATGAACCCAAAATCTACCATAAAAGGACGTGGAGCACAACTTAATGTGCATAATCGTTTCTTTCAATTAAGTCATGAAATGCGTGATGACTTTTTAGAATTTTGCCATAAAGAAGGGGAACAACCCGATAAAAACAAAACGCTATACCTACCTGTTTTTCCTAAAACAATAGTTAACAAAGTAAAAAGTCCAGATGTTGGTATGGCGTATTCTATGAATGCTTATCAAGGTTGCGAACACGGTTGTATTTATTGTTATGCCAGAAACACCCACGAATATTGGGGTTATAGTGCAGGTTTAGATTTTGAACGACGTATTCTAGTAAAAAAAGATGCTTCAATATTATTAGAAAATTTACTAAAAAAGAAAAATTGGAAAGCTTACCCTATTGTTATGTCTGGTAATACAGATTGTTATCAACCAGCAGAAAAACAATTTAAAATCACAAGACAATGTTTGGAGATGTTTTTAAAATATAAACATCCTGTTTCAATTATCACAAAAAACGCTTTGATTCTAAGGGATTTAGAGATTTTGAAAGCTTTAGCAAAAGATAACCTTATTAGTGTAAATGTGTCTGTGACTTCATTATCTGAAAAGACAAGACAGGTTTTAGAACCAAGAACTGCAACCATAAAAAAACGTTTAGAAACAGTTAAAGTGTTAAGTGATAGCGGAATACCAGTAAATGTGATGTTAGCACCCATAATCCCGTCAATAAATAGTCATGAAATTTTGCCATTAGCAAAGGCGGCTTCAGAAAACGGGGCATTATCTATTGCACATACAATTATTAGACTTAATGGCGCTATTGGTGAAATTTTTACAGATTGGATTAAAAAAACAATGCCCGATAGAGCAGATAAAGTATTGCACCAAATAGAAAGTTGCCATGGAGGTACCCTAAACGATTCTAGATATAAAACAAGAATGCGAGGAGAAGGTAAAATAGCAGAACAAATAAATAATCTTGTACGATTAGCAAGACTTAAGTATTTTAAGGATAAAGCTATGCCAAAGTTAAATTGCAATTTACATGAGCAGTTTAAATATGGGCAAATAAAACTTTTTTAA
- a CDS encoding AraC family transcriptional regulator produces the protein MIIKKPTLEKVSPSFGSSILIKEHADRVDKNNAFWHFHPELELVYVNKGQGKTHIGNHLSYFNNSQLILIGANLPHNGFADRLTANGTETIIQFKADFLGEDFIKIPEMVNVSALFDRAKKGIKFGIETKQKIGPKIVKLTEKKGLKRVFKFLEILDYLGNTNDYTLLNADGVALETNPQDSDKISVIYKYVNTNFQQHITLDEIANKVSMTVPAFCRYFKKTTGKTFTQLVNEYRVVHATKLLNESKMSIADICFECGFNNFSHFNKQFNEITGKSASNYRKEIKHIIQ, from the coding sequence ATGATTATTAAGAAGCCTACATTAGAAAAAGTTAGTCCAAGTTTTGGAAGCTCAATACTTATAAAAGAGCATGCAGATAGGGTGGATAAGAATAATGCTTTTTGGCATTTTCATCCAGAATTAGAACTGGTTTACGTTAATAAAGGTCAAGGTAAAACGCACATTGGCAATCATTTATCATACTTTAATAACAGTCAGCTTATATTAATAGGAGCCAACTTACCTCATAATGGATTTGCAGATAGATTAACTGCAAACGGCACCGAAACTATTATACAGTTTAAAGCAGATTTTTTAGGAGAAGATTTTATAAAAATTCCTGAAATGGTAAATGTCTCGGCTTTATTTGATCGTGCTAAGAAAGGAATTAAATTTGGGATTGAAACCAAACAAAAAATAGGACCCAAAATAGTAAAGCTAACAGAAAAAAAAGGGCTGAAACGTGTTTTTAAGTTTTTAGAAATATTAGACTATTTAGGAAATACAAATGATTACACATTATTAAATGCTGATGGTGTTGCGCTAGAAACTAATCCGCAAGACAGCGATAAAATTAGTGTTATATATAAGTATGTCAATACTAACTTTCAGCAGCATATAACTCTAGATGAAATTGCTAATAAAGTAAGCATGACGGTACCTGCATTTTGTAGATATTTTAAGAAAACTACAGGAAAAACATTTACACAATTAGTAAACGAATATCGTGTAGTGCATGCAACTAAGCTTTTAAATGAAAGCAAAATGAGTATTGCTGATATTTGTTTTGAATGCGGATTTAATAATTTCTCACATTTTAACAAGCAGTTTAACGAAATTACTGGTAAAAGTGCTTCAAATTATAGAAAGGAAATTAAGCATATTATTCAATAA
- a CDS encoding acyl-ACP desaturase: MSLKNVRLEVMKFLEKDVESLIKKYLIPIEKIWQPTDFLPNSESDSFFEEVKEIRELSKELPYDFWVVLVGDMITEEALPTYESWLMDIEGVKQKDRENPWAKWVRHWTGEENRHGDVLNKYLYLSGRVNMREIEKTTQYLIADGFDIGTDRDPYKNFVYTSFQELATYISHNRVAKIAKKNGNKQLGKMCQIISGDEMRHHHAYSEFVERIFKVDPSQMMMAFYDMMKLKIAMPAHFLRESGNKISTAFEEFSNTAQRIGVYTSTDYVDILDKLIKRWEIDKITNLTDEAEKARDYLMKLPTRMYRLSERIKIPENSFQFKWVEPAILK; encoded by the coding sequence ATGTCGTTAAAAAATGTGCGATTGGAAGTGATGAAGTTTTTGGAAAAAGACGTCGAATCTCTAATAAAAAAATACCTTATCCCAATAGAAAAAATATGGCAACCTACAGATTTTTTACCAAACTCTGAAAGTGACAGTTTTTTTGAAGAAGTAAAAGAAATACGCGAGCTTTCAAAAGAATTACCTTATGATTTTTGGGTGGTTTTAGTAGGTGATATGATTACTGAAGAAGCATTACCTACTTACGAATCTTGGCTTATGGATATTGAAGGCGTAAAACAAAAAGACCGAGAAAATCCTTGGGCTAAATGGGTACGCCATTGGACGGGTGAAGAAAACAGACACGGCGATGTACTTAACAAATACCTTTATCTTTCTGGACGTGTAAATATGCGCGAAATTGAAAAAACCACTCAATATCTAATCGCAGATGGATTTGATATTGGTACAGATAGAGACCCCTATAAAAACTTTGTATACACCAGCTTTCAAGAGCTAGCAACTTATATTTCACATAATAGAGTCGCAAAAATAGCCAAGAAAAATGGCAATAAACAATTAGGAAAAATGTGCCAGATTATTTCTGGAGATGAGATGAGACACCACCACGCATATTCTGAGTTTGTTGAACGTATTTTTAAAGTAGACCCTAGCCAAATGATGATGGCTTTTTACGATATGATGAAACTCAAAATTGCAATGCCAGCTCACTTTTTAAGAGAGTCTGGAAATAAAATTAGTACGGCTTTTGAAGAGTTTTCAAATACTGCTCAACGCATAGGTGTTTACACTTCTACTGATTACGTGGATATTTTAGACAAACTTATTAAACGTTGGGAAATTGATAAAATTACCAACTTAACTGATGAAGCTGAAAAAGCTAGAGATTATTTAATGAAACTTCCTACTAGAATGTATAGATTATCTGAACGTATTAAAATACCTGAAAATTCGTTTCAGTTTAAATGGGTTGAGCCTGCTATTTTAAAATAA
- a CDS encoding HD domain-containing protein, producing MLTSEETINKTKEFVKETLIGAEGGHDWFHTLRVYNNALLISKNEGVDLFVVSLGALLHDIADSKFHNGDETIGPKIAREFLFKLNVDSSVIEHVVNIIENISFKGGNEAQKFTSPELNVIQDADRLDAIGAIGIARCFNYGGFKNRQLYNPEIKPNLNMSKAEYKSSTAPTINHFYEKLLLLKDRMNTKTGEKIASERHAFMELYLKQFYNEWNGKL from the coding sequence ATGCTTACTTCCGAAGAAACAATCAACAAAACTAAAGAATTTGTAAAAGAAACCTTAATTGGTGCAGAAGGTGGTCATGACTGGTTTCATACGTTAAGAGTATATAATAATGCTTTGCTCATCTCTAAAAATGAGGGTGTAGATTTATTTGTTGTTTCACTTGGTGCTTTACTTCACGATATAGCCGATAGTAAATTTCATAATGGTGATGAAACCATTGGGCCCAAAATAGCTCGTGAATTTTTATTTAAATTGAATGTAGATTCATCAGTAATTGAACATGTAGTTAATATCATTGAAAACATATCCTTTAAAGGCGGAAATGAAGCTCAAAAATTTACCTCGCCAGAATTAAATGTTATACAGGATGCAGATAGGTTAGATGCTATTGGTGCCATAGGTATTGCTCGCTGCTTTAATTATGGTGGCTTTAAAAACAGGCAACTTTACAACCCAGAAATTAAACCAAACCTAAACATGAGTAAAGCAGAGTACAAAAGCTCAACTGCGCCAACCATTAATCATTTTTATGAAAAATTACTCCTTTTAAAAGATAGAATGAATACCAAAACCGGGGAAAAAATTGCTTCAGAAAGACATGCTTTTATGGAATTGTATCTAAAACAATTTTATAATGAATGGAATGGCAAACTCTAA